From the genome of Rhodothermales bacterium, one region includes:
- a CDS encoding sigma-70 family RNA polymerase sigma factor gives MSELSDQAIVRKVLAGETAAFTFLVDRYERVVFNAAYRITSDRQDAEDVTQTVFMKVFENLRVYNSRYRFYSWMYRIAVNEALNHQARSRNRTSVDIEETREPGEVDQSLESKELEEQVQEAIFALEPGDRALVVLKHFQGFSYDEISFILDLPIRKVKSRLYTARQRLKEQLINTRVAGT, from the coding sequence ATGTCTGAGCTAAGTGACCAGGCCATTGTGCGCAAAGTGCTTGCCGGCGAGACGGCGGCCTTTACGTTCCTTGTAGATCGGTACGAGCGTGTGGTGTTTAACGCCGCATACCGTATTACGAGCGATCGGCAGGACGCGGAGGACGTCACTCAGACGGTGTTCATGAAAGTGTTTGAGAACTTGCGCGTTTACAATTCGAGATATCGATTCTACAGCTGGATGTACCGTATTGCGGTGAACGAGGCCCTGAATCATCAGGCGCGGAGTCGTAATCGGACGTCGGTTGATATTGAGGAGACGCGAGAGCCGGGCGAAGTGGATCAGAGTCTGGAGTCGAAGGAGCTGGAAGAGCAGGTGCAAGAGGCCATTTTCGCTCTGGAGCCCGGAGATCGTGCGCTGGTTGTACTCAAACATTTTCAGGGATTCTCGTACGACGAAATCTCGTTCATTCTCGATTTGCCCATCCGCAAAGTGAAGTCGAGACTGTATACGGCCCGGCAGCGCTTGAAAGAGCAACTGATTAATACCAGAGTGGCCGGCACATGA
- a CDS encoding ATP-binding protein produces the protein MSREFKRSFEALDEVFAFADQFFDEHKVGGKTAFALKLAIEEVFTNFVKYNPDSPQLVTIELEETDGDVVVTLIDPDTNPFDITEYDLADTTSALEDRTPGGLGIYLVRKMVDDVQFEHADRQSTIILIKTAGH, from the coding sequence ATGAGTCGGGAATTCAAGCGAAGCTTTGAGGCACTGGACGAGGTCTTTGCCTTCGCTGACCAGTTCTTCGACGAGCATAAGGTCGGGGGCAAGACCGCCTTCGCGCTGAAGCTCGCTATCGAAGAGGTGTTCACGAACTTCGTGAAGTACAACCCCGATAGTCCCCAGCTTGTGACCATCGAGCTCGAAGAGACGGACGGGGATGTTGTCGTAACGCTGATTGACCCGGATACGAATCCCTTCGATATCACCGAATACGACCTTGCCGACACGACGTCGGCGTTGGAAGACCGAACACCGGGTGGACTCGGTATTTATCTGGTCCGCAAGATGGTGGACGATGTTCAATTTGAACACGCCGACCGTCAGAGTACGATCATCTTAATCAAAACCGCTGGACACTAG
- a CDS encoding STAS domain-containing protein, with amino-acid sequence MLDIQFRGDDLLTLAGRFDASQVEHAMEVFNTIEASCRVDFGELDYISSAGLGVLLKAQKRLSESGQSLTLANMNNHIKDVFVYAGFDAVFTID; translated from the coding sequence ATGTTGGATATTCAGTTTCGAGGGGACGACCTCCTAACCCTGGCAGGCCGATTCGATGCCTCGCAGGTGGAGCATGCGATGGAGGTGTTCAACACAATCGAGGCTTCTTGCCGCGTCGATTTCGGCGAACTCGACTACATTTCCAGCGCCGGCCTGGGCGTACTGCTCAAGGCGCAGAAGCGTCTCAGCGAGTCGGGCCAGAGCCTGACTCTCGCCAATATGAACAACCATATCAAGGACGTGTTTGTGTATGCCGGCTTCGATGCGGTATTCACCATAGACTAG
- a CDS encoding SpoIIE family protein phosphatase: MALQSQTAATSGRSVAQLEDEVSRLQSAVQELAVLNDIAVSASKASDVADVLEVIINKSIKAIRAEQGSIMLVTEQQDAPLKTLIRQEDRTTGAVPYKVGINITGWVLQNQQLLVVDDLATDSRFPGIGSSTGDIKSVMAVPIRHRAKMIGILLAVNKKSGEGFSEGDQRLLGIISSQSGQLIQNMQLQEESRQRARMEQELSLARNIQTGLLPTDEPERDTMAVASYFEAADEVSGDYYDYFELPQSKLGAIMADVSGHGASSALVMTMLKGILQATILRYESPAQVVTELNVILCRLLPAEMFVTMVFLEFDASARTLRYANAGHNPLVWFRASKGETIEEHQPGPAVGILGSANYKIKELEMEPDDVIVTYTDGLTEAFNEDREMFGDERLVQAVDACKGDSAEGIVKGIMERLNAFTKDYAQSDDIAIIAIKVNG, encoded by the coding sequence ATGGCTCTTCAATCACAGACCGCAGCGACGAGTGGGCGGAGCGTGGCGCAGCTGGAGGACGAGGTCAGTCGTTTGCAGTCGGCCGTGCAAGAGCTTGCCGTCCTGAATGATATTGCTGTATCCGCGAGCAAAGCGTCCGACGTTGCCGACGTGCTCGAGGTGATTATCAACAAGTCGATCAAGGCAATACGGGCCGAGCAGGGCTCGATCATGCTTGTCACTGAGCAGCAGGATGCCCCCCTCAAGACGCTAATTCGGCAGGAAGACCGGACGACTGGCGCCGTGCCCTACAAAGTCGGGATCAACATAACGGGCTGGGTCCTGCAGAACCAGCAATTGCTTGTTGTGGACGATCTCGCGACTGATTCTCGCTTTCCCGGCATCGGTTCATCCACGGGCGACATCAAGTCAGTGATGGCTGTTCCGATTCGTCACCGTGCGAAGATGATTGGCATCTTGCTTGCCGTCAACAAGAAGTCGGGGGAGGGGTTTTCAGAAGGCGATCAGAGGCTCCTCGGAATCATTTCGTCGCAGTCGGGCCAGCTGATCCAGAACATGCAGTTGCAGGAGGAATCTCGCCAGAGGGCGCGCATGGAGCAGGAGCTGTCCCTGGCGCGGAATATTCAGACCGGGCTTCTTCCCACAGATGAGCCTGAGCGCGATACGATGGCGGTTGCCAGCTACTTCGAGGCTGCCGACGAGGTTAGCGGCGACTACTACGACTATTTTGAGCTTCCCCAGTCGAAGCTGGGCGCGATAATGGCGGATGTGTCCGGACACGGTGCTTCGTCGGCGCTTGTGATGACGATGCTAAAGGGCATTCTTCAGGCTACGATACTCCGTTACGAATCGCCGGCACAGGTTGTCACCGAACTCAATGTAATTCTGTGTCGACTGCTGCCAGCCGAGATGTTTGTCACGATGGTATTCCTTGAGTTCGATGCCTCCGCTCGGACACTCCGCTATGCCAATGCGGGACACAATCCCCTGGTCTGGTTCAGGGCTTCGAAGGGCGAGACCATCGAGGAGCATCAGCCTGGCCCTGCGGTCGGCATTCTCGGCTCGGCCAACTACAAGATCAAAGAGCTTGAAATGGAGCCCGATGACGTTATCGTAACGTACACCGACGGACTGACCGAGGCCTTCAACGAGGACCGCGAGATGTTTGGAGACGAGCGACTCGTCCAGGCCGTAGATGCCTGCAAGGGCGATAGTGCTGAAGGAATCGTAAAGGGCATAATGGAGCGTCTGAATGCGTTCACGAAGGACTATGCCCAATCGGATGATATTGCGATCATAGCCATTAAGGTCAACGGGTAA